Proteins encoded by one window of Actinocorallia herbida:
- a CDS encoding BadF/BadG/BcrA/BcrD ATPase family protein — MTFVLGFDVGGTGARAAIARPGGPALARRSVAATARMGARGVDEEAVGGLLAGLARDLLAAAGADRAAAVAVGSTGTALLGEGLLERLPVVLGEAAGRGPILLSSDVLTSFAGALGLAGGAVIAAGTGAVAVGTDLRGTWRRADGWGHLLGDTGGGAWIGRRALAAAVRAEDGRADGSPVLLTALRERFGGARDLVADLYTRADRAGLLASFVPAVSDAARAGDAAAVRILGEAGTELAATALAALPPTAPGTVSATGNLFQAGPPLTDSFTLALAGAPRPVAYASPLGDSVDGALALASALLHDTLPPGTTDHVATVVRPPTPLPR; from the coding sequence GTGACCTTCGTCCTGGGCTTCGATGTCGGCGGGACCGGAGCGCGCGCGGCGATCGCCCGGCCCGGCGGCCCCGCGCTCGCCCGCCGCTCGGTCGCGGCGACGGCCCGGATGGGCGCGCGCGGCGTGGACGAGGAGGCCGTCGGCGGGCTGCTGGCCGGGCTCGCCCGCGACCTGCTCGCCGCCGCCGGAGCCGACCGGGCCGCGGCCGTCGCCGTCGGCAGCACCGGGACCGCCCTGCTCGGCGAAGGGCTCCTGGAGAGGCTGCCCGTCGTCCTCGGCGAGGCGGCGGGACGCGGGCCGATCCTGCTGTCGTCGGACGTGCTGACCTCCTTCGCCGGGGCGCTCGGCCTGGCCGGGGGAGCCGTCATCGCCGCGGGCACCGGGGCCGTCGCGGTCGGCACCGACCTGCGCGGGACCTGGCGGCGCGCCGACGGCTGGGGCCATCTGCTCGGGGACACCGGCGGCGGCGCCTGGATCGGGCGGCGCGCGCTGGCCGCGGCGGTCCGCGCCGAGGACGGCCGTGCCGACGGGTCACCGGTGCTGCTCACGGCGCTGCGGGAGCGGTTCGGCGGTGCGCGGGACCTCGTCGCCGACCTCTACACCCGCGCGGACCGGGCCGGGCTGCTCGCCTCGTTCGTGCCCGCGGTCAGCGACGCCGCCCGCGCGGGGGACGCCGCGGCGGTCCGCATTCTCGGTGAGGCGGGCACGGAGCTCGCCGCCACCGCGCTCGCCGCGCTTCCGCCCACCGCGCCGGGAACCGTCTCCGCGACGGGCAACCTGTTCCAGGCGGGTCCACCTCTCACCGACTCCTTCACCCTCGCCCTTGCCGGCGCTCCCCGTCCCGTCGCCTACGCCTCTCCGCTGGGCGACTCCGTGGACGGCGCCTTGGCGCTCGCCTCGGCGCTGCTTCACGACACCCTGCCTCCGGGCACCACCGACCACGTCGCCACCGTCGTCAGGCCTCCCACTCCGCTGCCCCGCTGA